The proteins below come from a single Anderseniella sp. Alg231-50 genomic window:
- a CDS encoding cation:proton antiporter domain-containing protein yields the protein MNTLQITALLIVFAGAFGAINYLFFKLPSAIGILVVAFLASLSVLGLEALFPVLSIAEAITAFVAEIEFSQALLEGMLGLLLFAGALHVNIDDLRNEAWVIVLMATLGVALSTLVVGVGFYWLTAMPLLAALVFGALISPTDPVAVLGVLRQAELPKSLETKIAGESLFNDGVGYVAFLLLAGLAFPVAGVHADASITGVAGFFAKEVLGGVLLGAVLGWCVFQVMKRIDDYPLEILLSLGLAFGGYELAVALHVSGPIMAVVAGLFIGNTGVKYGMSEQTRQHLNAFWTLIDEMLNAVLFLLIGVEIFAITFNWDTMTTGLAAIGLALVGRLVAVAIPIAVVSPFRGYSKGVVPIMTWGGLKGGISVALALSLPASEWKPEILTATYLVVLFSIIVQGLTVAPLARRVGREPEML from the coding sequence ATGAATACCTTGCAGATCACGGCACTGTTGATTGTCTTTGCCGGTGCCTTTGGGGCCATCAATTACCTGTTCTTCAAACTACCGTCAGCCATCGGTATTCTGGTCGTGGCGTTTCTGGCATCGTTGTCGGTGCTTGGCCTGGAAGCCTTGTTTCCGGTTCTCAGCATTGCCGAGGCCATCACCGCCTTTGTGGCGGAAATCGAATTTTCGCAAGCCCTGCTGGAAGGCATGCTGGGTCTCTTGCTGTTTGCAGGCGCCCTGCACGTTAACATTGACGATCTGCGCAATGAAGCATGGGTGATCGTCTTGATGGCGACATTGGGGGTTGCCCTTTCAACCCTCGTCGTCGGGGTTGGCTTTTACTGGCTTACCGCCATGCCGCTATTGGCGGCCCTGGTGTTTGGCGCGCTGATTTCGCCCACGGATCCGGTCGCGGTTCTCGGTGTTCTGCGGCAGGCCGAGCTGCCCAAATCCCTTGAAACCAAGATTGCCGGCGAGAGCCTGTTCAACGACGGTGTCGGCTACGTTGCGTTTTTGCTGCTCGCCGGGCTGGCGTTTCCGGTGGCAGGCGTACACGCAGATGCAAGCATTACCGGCGTGGCGGGCTTCTTTGCCAAGGAAGTGCTCGGTGGCGTGCTCCTGGGTGCGGTGCTTGGCTGGTGTGTGTTTCAGGTGATGAAGCGCATTGATGATTACCCGCTGGAAATACTGCTGTCACTCGGCCTGGCGTTTGGCGGTTATGAACTGGCCGTCGCACTGCACGTATCGGGTCCGATCATGGCGGTGGTGGCCGGGTTGTTTATCGGCAATACCGGCGTCAAATACGGCATGTCGGAACAAACCCGGCAACACCTGAACGCATTCTGGACCCTGATTGACGAAATGCTCAATGCAGTGCTGTTCCTGCTTATCGGGGTGGAGATTTTTGCCATTACATTCAACTGGGACACCATGACGACCGGGCTGGCGGCCATCGGACTGGCGCTTGTCGGCCGACTTGTCGCCGTGGCCATCCCCATAGCGGTTGTATCGCCGTTCAGGGGGTATTCGAAAGGTGTGGTGCCGATCATGACCTGGGGTGGCCTGAAGGGAGGCATCTCGGTGGCCCTGGCGCTTTCACTGCCGGCCAGCGAATGGAAACCTGAAATCCTGACCGCGACCTACCTGGTCGTGCTGTTCTCGATCATTGTACAGGGACTGACGGTTGCACCTCTCGCGAGGCGCGTGGGTCGTGAACCGGAAATGCTTTGA
- the rplT gene encoding 50S ribosomal protein L20, which produces MARVKRGVTAHARHRKVVKAAKGYYGRRKNVFRAAVQAVEKAGQYAYRDRRRKKRNFRSLWIQRINAACRELGMTYGRFIEGLGKAGVEVDRKVLSDIAVREPDAFKALVEKAKAAL; this is translated from the coding sequence ATGGCACGAGTTAAACGTGGTGTGACCGCTCATGCGCGTCACCGCAAAGTCGTCAAGGCAGCCAAAGGTTATTACGGCCGCCGCAAAAATGTGTTCCGCGCTGCCGTCCAGGCCGTGGAAAAGGCAGGTCAGTACGCTTATCGCGACAGGCGTCGCAAGAAGCGTAATTTCCGTTCATTGTGGATCCAGCGCATCAACGCTGCATGCCGTGAACTGGGCATGACCTATGGCCGATTTATCGAGGGCCTCGGCAAAGCCGGTGTCGAAGTCGACCGTAAAGTCCTGTCCGATATTGCCGTACGCGAACCAGACGCATTCAAGGCGTTGGTCGAAAAGGCAAAAGCTGCGCTGTAA
- the rpmI gene encoding 50S ribosomal protein L35: MPKMKTKASCKKRFSFTASGKVKSAQAGKRHGMIKRSNKFIRNQRGTTILTESDARIIKGFMPNR, from the coding sequence ATGCCCAAAATGAAGACGAAAGCGTCTTGCAAGAAGCGTTTCAGCTTCACCGCAAGCGGCAAGGTGAAATCGGCTCAGGCCGGTAAGCGCCATGGCATGATCAAGCGGTCGAACAAGTTCATCCGCAATCAGCGCGGGACGACAATCCTCACGGAGTCGGACGCAAGGATCATCAAGGGCTTTATGCCCAACCGCTAA